One genomic window of Fusarium fujikuroi IMI 58289 draft genome, chromosome FFUJ_chr01 includes the following:
- a CDS encoding related to D-xylose reductase II,III protein: MAAKLAKDLTLKGSSTAMPKLVYGTAWKKDRSADLVYLALKHGFRGVDTAGQPKHYNEKGVGEGVQKAIREGLVKREGLFLQTKFSPPGNQDENAPYDFDAPLVDKIHQSIQSSLTYFAIEGEEPYFDSVLLHSPLRTLEETITAWKTLETYVPHKIRNLGISNTTLPILEALNDAVTVKPSVVQNRFYPDTNFEVDLRSYCREQGIAFQSFWTFSANPRLAATKPVKMVAEKAGIPEVAAYYSLVLGLEGVTVLDGTTTENHMKDDLEGIEKVANWAETDGITEWNFALKQFKQSIGEA, translated from the exons ATGGCAGCCAAACTAGCCAAAGACCTCACCCTCAAGGGCTCATCCACTGCCATGCCAAAGCTGGTCTATGGCACAGCGTGGAAAAAGGACAGATCAGCAGATCTTGTTTATTTAGCTCTCAAGCACGGCTTTCGTGGAGTCGACACGGCAGGACAACCTAAGCATTATAATGAGAAGGGCGTTGGGGAGGGTGTGCAAAAAGCTATTAGGGAGGGCCTTGTTAAACGTGAAGGACTCTTT CTTCAAACAAAGTTCTCTCCTCCAGGGAACCAGGATGAAAATGCACCTTATGATTTTGATGCACCGCTTGTGGATAAGATTCATCAATCTATTCAGTCATCGTTGACTTACTTCGCCATTGAAGGCGAAGAACCTTACTTTGACAGCGTGCTTTTGCATAGCCCCCTGCGAACTCTCGAGGAAACTATCACTGCGTGGAAGACGCTGGAGACATACGTGCCTCACAAGATTCGCAACCTAGGCATCTCTAACACAACACTTCCAATCCTTGAAGCACTCAACGATGCTGTCACTGTTAAACCAAGTGTTGTCCAGAACCGCTTCTACCCTGATACCAACTTTGAGGTAGATCTCAGATCCTACTGTCGAGAGCAAGGTATTGCTTTCCAGTCGTTTTGGACTTTCAGCGCCAACCCTAGGCTCGCTGCTACCAAGCCAGTTAAGATGGTTGCAGAGAAGGCTGGGATTCCCGAGGTAGCTGCGTACTATTCTCTGGTCTTGGGGCTCGAAGGCGTAACGGTTCTGGACGGGACAACGACCGAAAATCATATGAaggatgatcttgaaggtATCGAGAAAGTTGCAAATTGGGCGGAGACGGACGGGATAACTGAATGGAATTTCG
- a CDS encoding related to TRM9 tRNA-methyltransferase modifies uridine residues at the wobble position, producing the protein MASASSATPAGDQEDRPLQQPSSQAQTNQTSAPTESESFSQSAAEEAPETYEATHVHAVYEAIAPHFSATRHKPWPRVASFLLSQPPGSLGLDVGCGNGKYLRVNPSVHLLGSDRSPALVQLARTELRRPREDGVEHNPRVSDVDVAVADGFALPYRNGAADFVICIAVVHHMSTRERRQAAIAELLALVTPKAGRVLVYVWALEQASSRRGWDASSDQDRLVSWVMRKPKGQEPGGTFQRYYHLYKEGELEEDVKAAGGIVVETGYEKDNWWVVCSRPS; encoded by the coding sequence atggcaagTGCTTCATCGGCCACGCCGGCTGGAGATCAAGAGGACAGGCCACTCCAGCAACCCAGCTCTCAGGCACAAACCAACCAGACATCGGCCCCCACAGAGTCAGAGTCCTTCTCACAATCTGCAGCGGAAGAGGCGCCAGAGACGTACGAGGCCACCCACGTTCATGCAGTCTACGAAGCCATCGCACCGCACTTCTCGGCCACCCGCCATAAGCCTTGGCCTCGGGTTGCCAGCTTCTTGCTATCTCAACCGCCTGGTAGTCTCGGTCTCGATGTGGGATGCGGCAACGGCAAGTATCTACGTGTCAACCCGTCTGTCCATCTGCTTGGCTCCGATCGGAGTCCAGCTCTCGTCCAGCTCGCCCGGACTGAGCTGAGACGGCCTCGGGAAGACGGTGTCGAGCATAATCCTAGAGTATCCGATGTAGATGTTGCTGTCGCCGATGGTTTCGCCCTTCCTTATCGCAATGGAGCCGCTGACTTTGTTATCTGCATCGCTGTTGTGCACCATATGTCGACACGCGAGAGAAGACAAGCCGCCATTGCTGAGTTACTGGCACTAGTTACTCCCAAAGCCGGCCGTGTGCTCGTCTATGTGTGGGCTCTCGAGCAGGCGTCAAGCCGTCGCGGGTGGGACGCGAGCAGTGACCAGGATCGCCTGGTGTCGTGGGTGATGCGGAAGCCAAAAGGTCAAGAACCCGGAGGCACGTTCCAGCGCTACTACCACCTGTACAAGGAGGGTGAGCTCGAGGAGGATGTCAAGGCGGCTGGGGGCATCGTTGTAGAGACTGGCTATGAGAAGGATAACTGGTGGGTGGTATGTAGTCGACCGTCGTGA
- a CDS encoding related to dimeric dihydrodiol dehydrogenase has protein sequence MAPYTTKWGILATGGIAECFTKDILTDPAARDVNDVQHEIVAVASSSSVDRARDFIKKIDGPSSAAVYGSYAELVADPNVDIIYVATPHSHHFQNAMLALEAGKNVLCEKALTVTAAQTKKLYEVAKSKNLFFMEAVWTRYFPLSIKIRELIQSGAIGTVYRTFADLSFNKNTDTQDLDFPDSNRMVNPDLAGGALLDLGIYSLTWVFQSLYHVQPETEKETPKVVASINKYRTGADESTSIICQFPKHNSVGIATTSLRIATDVDGLYTGGPAIRIQGSKGEIQVTGPAFRPTEYKVIKSDANGKVEVVNCPIPTDPKRNNWGHGMFWEADECARCLRDGKKESASMPWSESIVIMEVMDNALKQGGVSYPDLITTDVFDPNSPLNTGKK, from the exons ATGGCTCCCTACACTACTAAATGGGGCATCTTGGCTACCGGTGGCATCGCTGAGT GCTTCACTAAGGATATCCTTACAGATCCTGCCGCTCGCGACGTCAACGATGTACAGCATGAGATTGTCGCCGTCGCTTCATCGAGCTCCGTCGACCGCGCGCGCGACTttatcaagaagattgatggCCCCTCATCCGCTGCTGTCTACGGTTCCTACGCTGAGCTAGTCGCCGACCCAAACGTTGACATCATTTATGTTGCTACACCTCACAGCCACCACTTCCAGAATGCTATGCTGGCCCTCGAGGCTGGCAAGAATGTTCTCTGTGAAAAGGCACTCACCGTTACTGCTGCAcagaccaagaagctgtaTGAGGtcgccaagtccaagaaccTCTTCTTTATGGAGGCTGTCTGGACACGATACTTCCCTCTCAGTATCAAGATTCGAGAGTTGATCCAGTCTGGTGCCATTGGTACTGTTTATCGTACATTCG CCGACCTCTCGTTCAACAAGAATACTGATACCCAAGATCTTGACTTTCCCGATTCCAACCGCATGGTCAATCCTGATCTTGCAGGCGGTGCTTTACTCGATCTCGGCATCTACTCCTTGACCTGGGTCTTCCAATCTCTCTATCATGTTCAGCCCGAAACCGAAAAGGAGACTCCAAAGGTTGTAGCCTCCATCAACAAGTATCGCACAGGTGCCGACGAGTCCACGAGTATCATCTGTCAGTTTCCTAAGCACAACTCTGTCGGTATTGCGACTACCTCACTGCGCATCGCCACCGACGTCGATGGTCTCTACACTGGTGGCCCCGCGATCCGTATCCAGGGCTCTAAGGGGGAAATACAGGTTACTGGTCCTGCGTTCCGGCCAACCGAGTACAAGGTGATCAAGTCGGACGCCAATGGCAAGGTGGAAGTAGTGAATTGCCCAATTCCTACAGATCCTAAGCGCAACAACTGGGGCCACGGTATGTTCTGGGAGGCGGATGAGTGTGCACGTTGCCTGCGGGATGGCAAAAAGGAGAGTGCTTCAATGCCTTGGTCAGAGAGTATAGTCATCATGGAGGTCATGGACAACGCACTCAAGCAGGGCGGCGTGTCCTACCCCgatctcatcaccactgATGTCTTCGACCCCAACAGTCCTCTCAATACTGGCAAAAAATGA
- a CDS encoding related to DRPLA protein, translating to MFTVSWRCNQTLSSSLHLPLPTPLRCYCVASFRPDKLFLDLESNSILRAQLSFLFRFFQSPLLGLIQLGLSSTSSSTACTSVRTNNTRIGTGRSKAVRNVGPYPEHNIRLLGAAATDISSPTQPEKVAELAQLKSESPLCLLRAELPPSIVGVEDRLERGRTPRSYANGPYAGKLDGQTVALDFAALLKASGSHEPPASPLHQTQPVPAPTYQPFPLKASPAPPRPVAHVAPPPQVASTQMSGRRGMHSHGTDQPPVKKQSKWSPEEDALIIELRGRNMKWEDISKRLPGRSAISCRLHYQNYLERRSEWDEERKNKLARLYERFKPEMWAKVAEEMAVPWRAAEAMHWQLGEADMARRAGVIPFSLAAVNVEGNNSHRSSPSRSHIHSQPQISMPRDLGVPSPRIVYNRPPPMPASSRTMVPRRESIPPPPPLSMVPDPAEAQYVPGPGLAPIQNQPPPRTAGMLPGVAELTGGVSPYSAPAAVPNMGPIPGVRALCIQHSPVTRLNRPGPNEELPQMNIRTRRTSDAESHSLSMPEVAVRYGRLMSDH from the exons ATGTTCACCGTTTCGTGGAGATGCAATCAGACCCTGAGTTCCTCACtgcatcttcctctccccACACCGTTACGTTGTTACTGCGTCGCCTCTTTTCGACCCGACAAGCTCTTTTTGGACCTTGAGTCTAATAGTATTCTCCGGGCTCaactttcttttctttttcgatTCTTCCAGAGTCCACTTCTTGGCCTTATTCAGCTTGGGCTCTCATCCACCTCCAGTTCTACTGCCTGCACCTCGGTCAGGACTAACAACACAAGAATAGGGACAGGAAGAAGCAAGGCGGTCCGTAACGTGGGTCCATATCCTGAGCATAA CATCAGGCTTCTCGGAGCCGCTGCAACAGACATTTCTTCACCAACACAACCAGAAAAAGTCGCCGAGCTGGCCCAACTCAAGAGCGAGTCTCCACTCTGCCTCTTGCGGGCAGAGTTACCGCCATCCATCGTGGGTGTAGAAGACCGTCTCGAGCGGGGGCGCACGCCTCGCTCATATGCTAACGGTCCATACGCGGGAAAACTGGATGGTCAGACTGTCGCGTTAGACTTTGCTGCTCTTCTGAAGGCATCTGGATCTCATGAGCCTCCTGCCTCGCCGCTTCATCAAACCCAGCCTGTTCCAGCTCCCACTTATCAACCATTCCCTCTCAAGGCGTCGCCAGCTCCACCACGGCCTGTTGCGCATGTGGCGCCACCACCGCAGGTAGCTTCGACACAGATGTCTGGAAGACGCGGCATGCACTCCCATGGTACAGATCAGCCACCcgtgaagaagcagagcaagTGGTCACCGGAGGAAGATGCCCTTATCATCGAGCTTCGAGGGCGTAATATGAAGTGGGAGGATATCTCAAAGCGTCTGCCTGGCCGGAGTGCCATCAGCTGCCGCCTACACTACCAGAATTACCTCGAAAGACGGAGTGAATGGGATGAAGAGCGCAAGAATAAACTTGCCAGACTCTACGAAAG GTTCAAACCAGAAATGTGGGCAAAAGTTGCAGAAGAGATGGCGGTGCCCTGGCGAGCAGCAGAGGCCATGCATTGGCAGCTTGGTGAGGCAGATATGGCTAGACGTGCCGGCGTTATCCCTTTCTCTCTAGCTGCAGTCAATGTCGAGGGAAACAACAGTCACAGGAGCTCCCCCTCACGCAGCCACATCCACTCGCAGCCCCAAATCAGCATGCCTCGCGATCTTGGAGTACCATCACCTCGAATTGTGTACAACAGACCTCCGCCGATGCCTGCCAGCAGCCGAACTATGGTTCCCCGCCGAGAGTCGATTCCCCCGCCGCCTCCTTTGTCCATGGTTCCAGATCCTGCTGAAGCTCAGTATGTACCAGGGCCAGGTTTGGCCCCGATCCAGAACCAGCCACCACCTCGAACAGCTGGTATGCTTCCTGGGGTTGCTGAACTTACCGGAGGAGTCAGCCCCTATAGTGCACCTGCTGCAGTGCCTAACATGGGACCTATACCCGGG GTCAGGGCCCTCTGTATTCAACACTCGCCAGTTACTCGATTGAATCGGCCGGGTCCAAACGAAGAGCTTCCCCAGATGAATATCCGCACGAGGCGAACCAGCGACGCCGAATCACATAGCCTGTCCATGCCTGAGGTAGCTGTACGATATGGGCGCTTGATGAGTGACCATTGA